From Mycobacterium lacus, one genomic window encodes:
- the rpsF gene encoding 30S ribosomal protein S6 codes for MRPYEIMVILDPTLDERTVAPSLETFLNVVRKDGGTVEKVDIWGRRRLAYEIAKHDEGIYAVIDLKAEPATVAELDRQLSLNESVLRTKVMRTDKH; via the coding sequence ATGCGTCCATACGAAATCATGGTCATCCTTGACCCCACCCTCGACGAACGCACCGTCGCCCCGTCCTTGGAGACTTTCCTGAACGTCGTCCGCAAAGATGGCGGAACGGTCGAGAAGGTCGATATCTGGGGCCGTCGCCGCTTGGCTTACGAGATCGCCAAGCATGACGAGGGCATCTACGCCGTCATCGACCTGAAAGCCGAGCCGGCGACGGTAGCCGAGCTCGACCGTCAGCTCAGCCTGAACGAATCGGTGTTGCGCACCAAGGTGATGCGCACCGACAAGCATTAG
- the rplI gene encoding 50S ribosomal protein L9: protein MKLILTADVDHLGSIGDTVEVKDGYGRNFLLPRGLAIVASRGAQRQADEIRRARESKMVRDLEHANEIKAAIEALGPVSLPVKTAADSGKLFGSVTAGDVVAAIKKAGGPNLDKRSVRLPKAHIKAVGKHPVSVHLHPEIDVEVSLEVVAES from the coding sequence ATGAAGCTGATTCTGACGGCGGATGTCGACCACCTGGGGTCGATCGGCGACACTGTCGAGGTCAAGGACGGATACGGGCGCAACTTCCTGCTGCCGCGGGGGCTGGCGATCGTCGCCTCGCGCGGCGCGCAGCGGCAGGCCGACGAAATCCGCCGGGCTCGCGAATCCAAGATGGTGCGCGACCTCGAGCACGCCAACGAAATCAAGGCGGCGATCGAGGCGCTGGGCCCCGTGTCGTTGCCGGTGAAGACCGCGGCCGATTCGGGCAAGCTGTTCGGCTCGGTGACGGCCGGCGATGTGGTCGCGGCCATCAAGAAGGCCGGCGGGCCGAACCTCGACAAACGCAGCGTGCGGCTACCCAAGGCGCATATCAAGGCCGTGGGCAAGCACCCGGTGTCGGTGCACCTGCATCCGGAAATCGATGTCGAGGTCTCGCTCGAGGTCGTCGCGGAGA
- the rpsR gene encoding 30S ribosomal protein S18: MAKSSKRRPAPEKPVKARKCVFCAKKDQPIDYKDTALLRTYISERGKIRARRVTGNCVQHQRDIALAVKNAREVALLPFTSSAR, from the coding sequence ATGGCCAAGTCCAGCAAGCGGCGACCGGCTCCGGAAAAGCCGGTGAAGGCGCGTAAATGCGTCTTCTGCGCAAAGAAGGATCAGCCGATCGACTACAAGGACACCGCGCTGCTGCGCACCTACATCAGCGAGCGCGGCAAGATCCGCGCACGTCGCGTCACCGGCAACTGCGTGCAGCATCAGCGGGACATTGCGCTTGCGGTGAAGAATGCGCGCGAAGTGGCGCTGCTGCCCTTCACCTCTTCGGCGCGATGA
- a CDS encoding single-stranded DNA-binding protein has product MAGDTTITVVGNLTADPELRFTPSGAAVANFTVASTPRIYDRQTGEWKDGEALFLRCNIWREAAENVAESLTRGARVIVTGRLKQRSFETREGEKRTVVEVEVDEIGPSLRYATAKVNKASRSGGAGGGGFGGGSRQGPPASSGSGDDPWGSAPASGSFGGGDDEPPF; this is encoded by the coding sequence ATGGCTGGTGACACCACCATCACCGTCGTCGGAAACCTGACCGCCGACCCCGAACTTCGGTTCACTCCGTCGGGGGCTGCCGTGGCCAATTTCACCGTGGCGTCGACGCCCCGGATCTACGACCGCCAGACCGGGGAATGGAAGGACGGCGAAGCGCTGTTCCTGCGGTGCAACATCTGGCGGGAGGCCGCCGAGAACGTGGCCGAGAGCCTCACCCGGGGAGCGCGGGTGATCGTCACCGGGCGTCTCAAGCAGCGTTCCTTCGAAACCCGCGAAGGCGAGAAACGCACCGTCGTCGAGGTCGAGGTCGACGAGATTGGGCCCTCGCTTCGGTATGCCACCGCCAAGGTCAATAAGGCCAGCCGCAGCGGCGGCGCCGGTGGCGGTGGCTTCGGCGGCGGATCCCGTCAAGGGCCCCCGGCGAGCAGCGGATCGGGTGACGACCCGTGGGGAAGCGCCCCGGCGTCGGGCTCGTTCGGCGGCGGTGACGACGAACCGCCCTTCTGA